A genomic region of Salinibacter pepae contains the following coding sequences:
- the msrB gene encoding peptide-methionine (R)-S-oxide reductase MsrB — MAEIDSSRPSNDTLRDELTEEQYHVTQEAGTEKPFSGQYWDHKGDGLYRCVVCETPLFDSDTKFESGSGWPSFYDVVEDGNVHLTSDHSLGMRRTEVVCDECGAHLGHLFDDGPEPTGQRYCINSAALAFDGDE; from the coding sequence ATGGCCGAAATTGACTCATCCCGCCCGTCGAACGACACGCTCCGCGATGAGCTGACCGAGGAGCAGTACCACGTGACCCAGGAGGCGGGCACGGAGAAGCCCTTTAGTGGACAGTACTGGGACCACAAGGGCGATGGGCTGTATCGCTGTGTGGTCTGCGAGACGCCCCTCTTCGATTCCGACACCAAGTTCGAATCCGGCAGCGGCTGGCCCAGCTTCTACGACGTGGTGGAGGACGGAAACGTCCATCTGACGTCCGACCACAGCCTTGGAATGCGCCGGACCGAAGTGGTGTGTGACGAGTGCGGGGCCCATCTGGGGCACCTCTTCGACGACGGCCCGGAGCCCACCGGACAGCGGTACTGCATCAACTCTGCGGCCCTCGCCTTTGACGGGGACGAGTAG
- a CDS encoding putative quinol monooxygenase, producing MLVRIVRMTFAPDKVDRFLAHFDEAAPHIRSVSGCRHLELWQGAEAPTVCTTHSRWERAEALDAYRDSDLFRRTWSTVKPLFAERPRARSYTVARPSDAIDAAARDATNPGKP from the coding sequence GTGCTCGTTCGCATCGTTCGGATGACGTTCGCGCCCGACAAGGTCGATCGGTTCCTGGCCCACTTCGACGAGGCCGCCCCACATATTCGATCGGTTTCGGGCTGTCGGCACCTTGAGCTCTGGCAGGGCGCGGAGGCCCCCACCGTATGCACCACCCATAGCCGGTGGGAGCGTGCGGAGGCGCTCGACGCGTACAGGGACAGCGACCTGTTCCGGCGTACCTGGTCGACGGTAAAGCCCCTGTTCGCCGAGCGCCCTCGTGCCCGAAGCTACACCGTCGCCCGCCCGTCGGACGCGATTGATGCGGCCGCTCGGGACGCCACGAATCCGGGAAAGCCCTGA
- a CDS encoding PD-(D/E)XK nuclease family protein — protein sequence MPAVSASSASPGAQLRALCRAHPHAPKVVLVPRTQIGRALEDALARDADGWAGVSTRIVRHHAEQVAQPRILASGRRELPVGGRSFLAARLLKQLQRRGRLDGLPGPRQLADTVAEAIETLRRNGAPLADVQARARTEDASATFRVVADCYEGYLDALDAHGLYDDAQVLRWAAESVREAPPPAVAASVVAVCDAVDLPEEAHQFVRAVRAGAEAFYRIGRPQPEAPPPQTAAARFVDAPPPPGETANGTVQEVHVRRAVGSAREVDALVRDLLDADVPFDEVEIAVAGEQPYVSLVADRAARVGLPVSIATGVFAGQTRTGTALLAFLEWVTEDFDPAVLIRMLRSGHLRIDRMRSEMENEMGAGSLEAHEVATLLAARRYEPGRDGYAKALGAAIGELEDRIVELEGQGLEPERDRERRRALRFVARLVEALLALVPREASVQEMAARAQRFVERFGPVDPPPEDKPEAERTLDEAGRTVLWQRLDRLARVPVDYEASGPQLAALLRRWLEGQYVRAEHPRPGTAHVVPLESAGYGARSHLYVVGMDSDTLSTTAVAGAMLRDPDRRALSDSMDGELPERRSASDEAQWHHEQALARHTGVLSLYTRIFDLDSGEERYPSPLFLRLAEAPTVESERTEGIVPTGERTCLNDMEAWLTVARNRGGEGAGTGTARDALSDCYPWLRRGEDARQARQSDAYTAHDGLLEAGTYPELDFLRDRENGGPMSAGRLETFAETPYLYFLKYVLGVEPLDEPALDDEPWLNARRRGSILHATFEAFMTTLRGRDERPAAEHEPLLEDTLQAAFEAETEKIAPPSDVVEEAAFRRLWADALVFLRAETAHCRTHAPLYHEVGFGYGPYRRQEEDFGAVTIPVEGREMALRGRIDRVDRRPDGTLAVWDYKTGRASSFEEGDPVADGAQLQWALYAYALSTLTDETVGTSGYYFPTTRERGTRLAFDPGRYRTEVERLLDRLSSLAASGSFPMHPRARYLNAWRYRGYDRLFRDLAARSTALQAKAYPDERPTPPSFG from the coding sequence ATGCCAGCTGTGTCTGCTTCTTCTGCCTCGCCGGGCGCCCAGCTCCGGGCCCTCTGCCGCGCCCACCCCCACGCGCCGAAGGTCGTTCTCGTGCCCCGGACGCAAATCGGGCGCGCCCTCGAGGATGCCCTCGCGCGGGACGCAGACGGATGGGCCGGGGTCTCGACCCGCATCGTGCGTCACCACGCCGAACAGGTGGCCCAGCCCCGAATCCTGGCGTCGGGGCGGCGCGAGCTGCCGGTCGGCGGGCGGTCGTTCCTGGCGGCGCGCCTGTTGAAGCAGCTGCAGCGTCGAGGGCGGCTCGACGGGTTGCCGGGCCCCCGTCAACTGGCCGACACGGTGGCCGAGGCCATCGAGACCCTCCGGCGGAATGGCGCCCCGCTAGCAGACGTGCAGGCGCGCGCCAGGACGGAAGATGCGTCGGCGACGTTTCGGGTGGTGGCGGACTGCTACGAGGGGTACCTGGACGCGCTGGACGCACACGGCCTCTACGACGACGCGCAGGTCCTCCGGTGGGCCGCCGAATCTGTGCGAGAGGCCCCGCCCCCGGCCGTGGCGGCCTCCGTGGTGGCGGTGTGCGACGCCGTGGACCTGCCGGAAGAGGCCCATCAGTTTGTGCGGGCCGTCCGGGCCGGGGCCGAGGCATTCTACCGGATCGGCCGCCCGCAGCCGGAGGCCCCGCCTCCGCAGACGGCCGCTGCGCGCTTTGTGGACGCCCCGCCGCCGCCCGGTGAAACGGCAAATGGGACGGTGCAGGAGGTCCATGTGCGGCGGGCGGTCGGGAGTGCCAGGGAGGTGGATGCGCTCGTCCGCGACCTCCTCGACGCCGACGTGCCGTTCGACGAGGTGGAGATTGCCGTGGCGGGGGAGCAGCCCTACGTCTCCCTGGTCGCCGACCGGGCCGCGCGCGTGGGCCTGCCGGTGTCCATCGCGACCGGGGTGTTTGCGGGACAGACCCGCACGGGCACGGCCCTCCTCGCGTTCTTGGAGTGGGTGACCGAAGACTTCGACCCGGCGGTCCTGATCCGGATGCTGCGGAGTGGGCATCTCCGCATCGACCGGATGCGTTCCGAGATGGAGAATGAGATGGGGGCGGGTTCCCTCGAAGCCCACGAGGTTGCCACCCTGCTGGCCGCACGCCGATACGAGCCCGGGCGGGACGGATACGCCAAGGCCCTCGGGGCCGCAATTGGAGAACTCGAGGACCGCATCGTGGAGCTGGAGGGGCAGGGGCTCGAGCCGGAGCGGGATCGGGAGCGGCGACGGGCACTCCGGTTCGTCGCCCGACTCGTGGAGGCCCTGTTGGCCCTCGTCCCGCGAGAGGCCTCCGTGCAGGAGATGGCGGCGCGGGCACAGCGGTTCGTCGAGCGGTTCGGGCCCGTCGACCCGCCCCCCGAGGACAAACCGGAGGCGGAGCGGACGCTCGACGAGGCGGGCCGTACCGTGCTTTGGCAACGCCTCGACCGCCTCGCACGCGTTCCGGTAGACTACGAGGCGTCCGGCCCGCAACTCGCCGCGCTCCTCCGGCGCTGGCTCGAGGGACAGTACGTGCGGGCTGAGCATCCGCGGCCCGGCACCGCGCACGTCGTGCCGCTCGAAAGTGCGGGGTACGGCGCCCGCTCGCACCTGTACGTCGTCGGGATGGATAGCGACACGCTCTCCACGACAGCGGTGGCGGGGGCCATGCTCCGCGACCCGGACCGCCGTGCGCTCAGCGACTCGATGGACGGCGAGCTCCCCGAGCGGCGCTCGGCCTCGGACGAGGCGCAGTGGCACCACGAACAGGCCCTTGCGCGACACACCGGGGTCCTGTCCCTGTACACCCGCATCTTCGACCTCGACAGTGGGGAGGAGCGGTATCCCTCTCCGCTCTTTCTCCGGCTGGCGGAGGCCCCCACGGTCGAGTCGGAGCGCACCGAAGGCATCGTGCCGACCGGCGAGCGCACCTGCCTCAACGACATGGAGGCGTGGCTGACGGTCGCTCGGAATCGGGGCGGCGAGGGCGCAGGGACGGGCACTGCCCGCGACGCGCTCTCCGACTGCTATCCCTGGCTCCGGCGTGGGGAGGACGCGCGACAGGCCCGCCAGAGCGACGCGTACACGGCACACGACGGACTGCTGGAGGCGGGCACGTATCCGGAGCTCGATTTTCTTCGGGACCGCGAAAACGGCGGGCCGATGTCGGCGGGTCGACTGGAGACTTTTGCCGAGACCCCGTATCTGTACTTTCTGAAATACGTCCTGGGCGTTGAGCCCCTGGACGAGCCCGCGCTGGACGACGAGCCCTGGCTCAACGCCCGTCGCCGCGGCAGCATTCTCCACGCCACCTTTGAGGCGTTTATGACGACCCTCCGGGGGCGGGACGAGCGGCCCGCGGCCGAGCACGAACCGCTTCTCGAAGACACGCTCCAGGCCGCGTTCGAAGCGGAAACCGAAAAGATCGCGCCCCCGAGCGATGTCGTCGAAGAGGCGGCGTTTCGTCGGCTCTGGGCGGATGCGCTCGTGTTTTTGCGGGCCGAGACGGCGCACTGTCGCACCCACGCGCCGTTGTACCACGAGGTCGGGTTCGGCTACGGCCCGTATCGACGCCAGGAGGAAGACTTCGGGGCCGTTACAATCCCGGTTGAGGGGCGCGAGATGGCGCTCCGAGGACGGATCGACCGGGTGGACCGCCGGCCGGATGGGACCCTGGCGGTCTGGGACTACAAGACGGGGCGTGCGTCTTCATTCGAGGAGGGCGACCCCGTCGCCGACGGCGCCCAACTGCAGTGGGCGCTCTACGCCTACGCACTCTCCACACTCACGGACGAGACAGTGGGGACGTCCGGCTACTACTTCCCAACGACCCGAGAACGGGGCACGCGGCTCGCCTTCGACCCGGGCCGGTACCGGACTGAGGTGGAGCGGCTTCTCGACCGGCTGAGCTCCCTCGCCGCCTCGGGGAGCTTCCCGATGCACCCTCGTGCCCGGTACCTCAACGCGTGGCGGTACCGGGGCTACGACCGCCTCTTCCGCGATCTAGCGGCCCGGAGCACGGCCCTTCAGGCGAAGGCGTATCCCGACGAGCGCCCCACCCCACCGTCCTTCGGGTAG
- a CDS encoding sodium:calcium antiporter — translation MSVIATILAYAGLAIVSTVVVWKGSELLESSTEKLSAYYQLPPLVQGSIVLAVGSSFPELSTAVLSAALHGDFELGVAAVVGSALFNILMIPALAGLWAEEQLESTRDLIYKETQFYLISIVVLLLMFSFAVIYNPLAGGTDAQVGGVTRGLALLPLALYAVYVYLQYQDTRDHRPEAPPEDIHLPKQGTRLVGSLLIILIGVEGLIRSAVAFGDIFGTPSFLWGITVVAAGTSVPDAFVSIRASRAGNPVTSVANVLGSNIFDLLVCIPAGALVAGTVAINYSVGMPMMGVLSLATLIVLLTMRSEMVLTTPEAWGLIALYLAFVVWMGAETVGTVDLIPHLPPPAHAP, via the coding sequence ATGAGCGTCATCGCGACGATTCTGGCCTACGCGGGCCTCGCGATCGTATCCACCGTCGTCGTTTGGAAAGGCAGCGAGCTTCTCGAATCGTCGACCGAGAAGCTGTCGGCGTACTATCAGCTTCCCCCTCTCGTGCAGGGGTCCATCGTACTGGCGGTCGGGTCGAGCTTCCCTGAACTCTCGACCGCCGTATTGTCCGCCGCCCTGCATGGCGATTTTGAGCTCGGGGTGGCGGCCGTCGTGGGCTCTGCCCTCTTCAACATCCTGATGATTCCGGCCCTTGCCGGCCTGTGGGCGGAGGAGCAGCTGGAGTCGACCCGCGACCTGATCTACAAGGAGACCCAGTTCTACCTCATCTCGATCGTGGTGCTCCTGTTGATGTTCTCCTTCGCCGTCATCTACAACCCCCTCGCGGGTGGAACGGACGCCCAGGTTGGCGGCGTAACTCGGGGACTGGCCCTGCTCCCCCTCGCGCTCTATGCCGTCTACGTATACCTGCAGTACCAGGACACGCGAGACCATCGGCCCGAGGCCCCGCCCGAGGACATCCACCTTCCGAAGCAGGGGACACGCCTCGTGGGATCGCTACTGATCATCCTCATCGGGGTGGAGGGGCTCATCCGGTCGGCCGTGGCGTTCGGCGACATCTTCGGCACGCCGAGCTTCCTGTGGGGCATCACGGTGGTCGCGGCCGGCACCTCGGTCCCGGATGCCTTCGTGAGCATCCGTGCCTCCCGGGCCGGCAATCCCGTGACAAGCGTGGCGAACGTGTTGGGCAGCAACATCTTCGACCTTCTCGTCTGCATCCCTGCCGGGGCCCTCGTCGCCGGCACAGTCGCCATCAACTACTCTGTAGGAATGCCCATGATGGGAGTGCTTTCGCTCGCCACCCTGATTGTCCTCCTTACGATGCGATCGGAGATGGTTCTAACCACCCCTGAGGCCTGGGGGCTCATTGCCCTGTACCTGGCGTTCGTGGTGTGGATGGGGGCCGAGACGGTGGGGACGGTGGATCTCATTCCCCACCTTCCCCCGCCGGCCCACGCCCCGTGA
- a CDS encoding DUF4175 domain-containing protein: MSEQTARLVERLRTRLRRATRRMSWAQLAFGGALAGGAAAALWLLAATLEAALWLQPSLRTGLLLLAGAVLLGIGAAFIARPVGRLLGLLDGPSEKDVARTVGRHHPVVADRLVNLLQLAEGQRSHAPAPYVDQAVRHLADHVDEVRFDEVADFQPARRAARWALFPGLAVLTFVLAAPSTFLDASERLLAPRTEFERPAPFQFNVRPGDAQLVRGDSLRVTVRATGTVPETATLLLRPAENESPRRVAIEADSMGTYRHTVPNVRRALRYRVAASPVRTEWYTVEVARRPVVRRLQLRVSPPAYTDRPARELAPNVGAVTALPGTEVTVSAALGGAPVTDATLDFENGPAQSLTVTDDSATGRFRLRREDAYALRLESTGGIPNRDPIRYEVDLQTDARPSVSFLTPGDPAELTPDLTQPLRVQLSDDYGFQRAALFYRRTDGGGADSSFASIDLPLPDGQAADQVLSHTWLLAQESGLDLERGDEVAYYVQAWDNDTVNGPKGGRTATQRLRFPSLSEQYEELDTLQQETGEQMQALNRRSRDVQQQFQDLRREVRRTREADWEDQRQLERLRQKQKSLSRSKSSLSRQVDSLNREMQRKDLSSPETSKKFQELKQTIDEMESKDLQKALENMRRSMQDQSFRQMQSAMEQAQSRLKQQEQQLERTLNLFKRLKARQKMEELSRRAEDIRKREDQVAQETSERMDASSEADSTGQSQGESPSSESPSSDSSAAPASPSDSSRADASPPGASDSTGTPPSDSLGSQRSPRADSSANPDLAREQKELAKEMEKLMEEMQDAQQDMKDVPSAPKKDLQRMRKQMRRQDLPEQMRQNSQQLRKDQLRKARQQQRRLQKRLQSMQSRMSQMQQQMKGQQRRMNMTGLRSVLANTLRLSNDQEDLRTTLEGLEGEGSAVRRFAPQQKELQDGLNHVADSLQSIANRLPRMSKAVQEKTGNALRAMEDATTALDAREGDEATGYQKTSMMHLNELARLLSDLLDQMKQQQSSGGSGKMSMQQAMQQLQQTSGQQQKLNQQIQKFLNKAQGERLSKDMQARRKQLAKQQRQIKQQLDEMNMEEEAKQKLMGDLQKIADQMEQSADDLRGGRHSRDLINRQQQILSRLLNAQQSLRTQGKKQQRRGRQADDDFDRQRPGDRPDSEAPDTLRRGLIRALEMGYDSEYEALIKKYFELLEQREGAAK; encoded by the coding sequence ATGAGCGAACAGACGGCCCGACTCGTCGAGCGCCTTCGCACCCGTCTTCGCCGGGCGACGCGACGCATGTCGTGGGCGCAACTCGCCTTTGGGGGCGCCCTTGCCGGGGGCGCGGCGGCCGCCCTCTGGCTTCTGGCCGCCACGCTGGAGGCGGCGCTGTGGCTCCAGCCCAGCCTCCGGACCGGCCTGCTTCTTCTTGCCGGCGCCGTTCTGCTGGGCATCGGCGCGGCGTTCATCGCCCGCCCGGTGGGCCGCCTGCTTGGACTGCTCGACGGCCCGTCTGAGAAGGACGTCGCCCGGACGGTCGGCAGGCATCACCCAGTGGTGGCCGATCGGCTGGTAAACCTGCTCCAGCTGGCAGAGGGCCAGCGGTCGCACGCCCCCGCCCCGTACGTGGACCAGGCCGTCCGGCACCTCGCCGACCACGTCGACGAGGTCCGGTTCGACGAGGTGGCCGACTTCCAGCCGGCCCGGCGGGCCGCCCGGTGGGCGTTGTTTCCGGGCCTGGCCGTCCTGACGTTCGTCCTCGCCGCCCCCTCCACGTTTCTCGACGCCTCGGAGCGCCTCCTCGCTCCCCGGACCGAATTCGAGCGGCCGGCCCCGTTTCAGTTTAACGTGCGCCCGGGGGACGCCCAGCTCGTCCGGGGCGACTCGCTCCGCGTCACCGTCCGGGCCACCGGCACCGTCCCCGAGACGGCCACCCTCCTCCTCCGCCCCGCCGAGAACGAGTCGCCCCGGCGCGTCGCCATTGAGGCCGACTCGATGGGCACCTACCGCCACACCGTCCCGAACGTCCGCCGTGCCCTGCGGTACCGCGTGGCCGCCTCGCCGGTCCGCACGGAGTGGTACACGGTGGAGGTGGCCCGGCGTCCCGTCGTCCGACGGCTGCAGCTCCGCGTGAGCCCCCCCGCCTACACCGACCGCCCGGCCCGGGAGCTCGCCCCCAACGTGGGCGCCGTGACGGCCCTTCCCGGCACGGAGGTTACGGTGTCGGCGGCCCTCGGCGGGGCCCCGGTCACGGACGCGACACTCGACTTCGAAAACGGCCCGGCGCAGTCGCTCACGGTCACCGACGACTCGGCCACCGGTCGCTTCCGCCTTCGCCGCGAGGACGCCTACGCCCTGCGCCTGGAGAGCACAGGCGGCATTCCGAACCGCGATCCGATCCGCTACGAGGTCGACCTTCAGACCGACGCCCGGCCGTCGGTGTCCTTCCTCACCCCCGGCGATCCCGCCGAGCTGACGCCGGACCTCACGCAGCCGCTCCGGGTCCAGCTCAGCGACGACTACGGATTTCAGCGGGCGGCCCTGTTCTACCGCCGCACCGACGGAGGGGGTGCAGATTCGTCGTTTGCTTCCATCGACCTCCCTCTCCCCGACGGCCAGGCCGCGGACCAGGTCCTCTCGCACACCTGGCTTCTCGCCCAGGAGAGTGGGCTCGACCTGGAGCGCGGGGACGAGGTGGCCTACTACGTCCAGGCCTGGGACAACGACACCGTGAACGGGCCTAAGGGCGGCCGCACCGCCACCCAGCGACTCCGCTTTCCCTCCCTCTCCGAACAGTACGAGGAGCTCGACACCCTGCAGCAGGAAACCGGCGAGCAGATGCAGGCGCTCAACCGGCGGTCCAGGGACGTACAGCAGCAGTTTCAAGACCTTCGCCGGGAGGTTCGCCGCACGCGAGAGGCGGACTGGGAGGACCAACGCCAGCTCGAACGGTTGCGGCAGAAGCAGAAGTCGCTCTCGCGGAGCAAGTCGAGCCTCTCGCGTCAGGTGGACTCCCTGAACCGCGAGATGCAGCGCAAGGACTTGTCGAGCCCAGAAACCAGCAAGAAATTTCAGGAGCTGAAGCAGACCATCGACGAGATGGAGTCGAAGGACCTGCAGAAGGCGCTCGAAAACATGCGCCGGTCGATGCAGGACCAGAGCTTCCGCCAGATGCAGTCGGCCATGGAGCAGGCCCAGTCGCGCCTCAAGCAGCAGGAACAGCAGCTGGAGCGCACGCTCAACCTGTTCAAGCGGCTGAAGGCGCGGCAGAAGATGGAGGAGCTGAGCCGACGGGCGGAGGACATCCGGAAGCGGGAGGACCAGGTCGCCCAGGAGACGTCCGAGCGCATGGACGCGTCTTCCGAGGCCGACTCAACCGGCCAGTCTCAGGGGGAGTCTCCTTCGTCGGAGTCGCCGTCCTCGGACTCTTCTGCGGCCCCCGCCTCGCCCTCCGACTCCTCCCGGGCCGATGCCTCCCCACCGGGCGCCTCGGACTCCACGGGCACGCCGCCATCCGACTCGCTCGGCTCACAGCGCTCCCCGCGCGCCGACTCGTCGGCCAACCCGGACCTCGCCCGCGAACAGAAAGAGCTGGCGAAGGAGATGGAGAAGCTCATGGAGGAAATGCAGGACGCCCAGCAGGACATGAAGGACGTCCCGTCGGCCCCGAAGAAGGACCTTCAGCGGATGCGGAAGCAGATGCGGAGACAGGACCTGCCGGAGCAGATGCGACAGAACAGCCAACAGCTCCGGAAAGACCAGCTCCGGAAGGCCCGTCAGCAGCAGCGACGGCTGCAGAAACGCCTCCAGAGCATGCAGTCTCGGATGTCCCAGATGCAGCAACAGATGAAGGGACAGCAGCGCCGGATGAACATGACGGGGCTCCGCAGCGTCCTGGCAAACACCCTGCGCCTGTCCAACGATCAGGAAGACCTGCGCACGACCCTTGAAGGACTGGAGGGGGAGGGCTCCGCCGTTCGTCGCTTTGCCCCTCAGCAGAAGGAACTGCAGGACGGCCTCAACCACGTCGCCGACTCCCTGCAGTCCATCGCGAACCGGCTTCCGCGAATGTCGAAGGCCGTTCAGGAGAAGACGGGCAACGCGCTGCGGGCCATGGAGGACGCCACCACCGCCCTGGACGCCCGTGAGGGAGACGAGGCCACCGGCTACCAGAAAACCTCCATGATGCACCTGAATGAGTTGGCCCGGCTGCTCTCCGATCTGTTGGACCAGATGAAGCAGCAGCAAAGCAGTGGCGGAAGCGGCAAGATGTCGATGCAGCAGGCCATGCAGCAGCTGCAGCAGACCTCCGGCCAGCAGCAGAAGCTCAACCAGCAGATCCAGAAGTTCCTGAACAAGGCTCAGGGCGAGCGCCTCTCGAAAGACATGCAGGCCCGGCGGAAGCAGCTCGCCAAGCAGCAGCGCCAGATCAAGCAGCAGCTTGACGAAATGAACATGGAGGAGGAGGCGAAGCAGAAGTTGATGGGCGACCTGCAAAAGATTGCCGACCAGATGGAGCAGTCCGCCGACGATCTGCGGGGCGGCCGCCACAGCCGAGACCTCATCAACCGCCAGCAGCAAATTCTCAGCCGTCTTCTCAACGCCCAGCAGTCGCTTCGTACGCAGGGCAAGAAACAGCAGCGACGGGGGCGCCAGGCGGACGACGACTTTGATCGGCAGCGTCCCGGCGACCGCCCCGACTCGGAAGCCCCCGACACGCTCCGGCGCGGCCTCATTCGCGCCCTGGAGATGGGATACGACTCGGAGTACGAGGCGCTCATCAAGAAGTACTTTGAGCTCCTTGAGCAGCGCGAAGGGGCGGCGAAATAG
- a CDS encoding thermonuclease family protein: MGSGGRRPVTAWAWWGVLAGLALLLWGPLLARGQSYVGTGHRVLDGDTIYLLRETGQIVRVELYGIDAPERGQPFADAAARAVRRIVFRTDVRARAETDGPDGRSLFVVRVDDRVLNEHLLRRGLAWWDRRQAPHADRYRRLEQRARANERGLWAQPDPVPPWTWRGRDFR; this comes from the coding sequence GTGGGTTCTGGAGGCCGCCGGCCCGTGACCGCGTGGGCGTGGTGGGGCGTGCTCGCGGGCCTCGCATTGCTTCTGTGGGGCCCCCTCCTCGCTCGGGGGCAGTCGTACGTGGGCACAGGGCACAGGGTGCTGGACGGAGACACCATTTACCTCCTCCGCGAGACGGGACAGATCGTGCGGGTTGAGCTGTACGGCATTGATGCGCCGGAGCGGGGGCAGCCCTTCGCCGACGCGGCGGCCCGGGCCGTGCGACGGATCGTTTTCCGGACGGACGTGCGGGCCCGGGCGGAGACGGACGGCCCCGACGGCCGTTCCCTTTTCGTCGTGCGCGTGGACGATCGCGTGCTGAACGAGCACCTGCTTCGACGCGGACTCGCGTGGTGGGACCGTCGGCAGGCCCCTCACGCCGATCGGTATCGCCGCCTGGAGCAACGGGCCCGGGCGAACGAGCGGGGGCTCTGGGCGCAGCCCGACCCGGTGCCGCCGTGGACGTGGCGGGGACGGGATTTCCGGTAG
- a CDS encoding DUF2851 family protein — translation MPTLDAPHPGSGTLHEPAPEAATVPEALVQDLWAQQRFDTEGLETTDGEPIAIRDPGRLNTDAGPDFQNAHVRIGGMDWRGQVEVHTTSGGWFRHDHHTDPRFNSVVLHVTLHADMWTGGLLRADESALPELALYPHLDTPLRELLYSFRTRADDDTLPCASRWDEVPSPLRTSWIRRLAQDRLTEKRDQLPDPPDSSPAEVLHERLFAGLGYAKNDAPMTTLARRTPPAVLRPLDTPQEREALLLGTAGLLPEPGDLLEADRPTADYTMALRDHFRRLQVRLDIRPMASTAWTFFRLRPNNFPPLRIAQAAAWYAEGGLLHEAPVSTLRTALGQGTPVATLREALAASPPAFWRTHYHLTKRAAEHSPSLGTSRRDTLLVNAVVPVLLQDADRRGNAAQADAALDVLRALPASQDRVVRRFQDLGTDPGSAYDAQGLHELYKNYCSAGGCLDCQIGQHLLGD, via the coding sequence ATGCCGACGCTCGATGCTCCCCATCCCGGCTCTGGAACGCTGCACGAACCCGCCCCGGAGGCCGCTACGGTGCCGGAGGCACTCGTGCAGGACCTCTGGGCCCAGCAGCGCTTCGACACCGAGGGCCTCGAAACGACCGACGGGGAGCCCATCGCCATTCGCGATCCGGGGCGCCTCAACACCGATGCCGGGCCGGATTTTCAAAACGCCCACGTTCGCATTGGAGGGATGGACTGGCGCGGACAGGTCGAGGTCCACACGACCTCCGGCGGGTGGTTTCGTCACGACCACCACACCGACCCACGCTTCAACAGCGTGGTGCTCCACGTAACCCTCCACGCAGACATGTGGACCGGGGGCCTTCTGCGGGCCGACGAGTCTGCGCTCCCCGAACTCGCGCTCTATCCGCACCTCGACACGCCCCTCCGCGAATTGCTCTACTCCTTTCGGACGCGGGCCGACGACGACACGCTGCCCTGTGCGTCGCGCTGGGACGAGGTGCCCTCCCCCCTTCGCACATCGTGGATCCGCCGGCTCGCCCAGGATCGACTCACCGAAAAACGCGACCAACTGCCGGATCCACCGGATTCGTCTCCCGCTGAGGTTCTCCACGAGCGCCTGTTCGCCGGGCTCGGCTACGCGAAGAACGACGCCCCGATGACGACGCTCGCCCGACGGACGCCGCCGGCCGTGCTCCGCCCCCTCGACACGCCTCAGGAACGCGAGGCGCTCCTCCTCGGAACGGCGGGCCTCCTTCCCGAGCCCGGTGACTTGCTGGAGGCCGACCGCCCCACGGCCGACTACACCATGGCCCTCCGGGACCACTTCCGGCGGCTCCAGGTCCGCCTCGACATCCGGCCGATGGCCTCGACGGCCTGGACCTTCTTCCGGCTCCGGCCCAACAACTTTCCGCCCCTTCGTATTGCACAGGCGGCGGCGTGGTACGCCGAGGGAGGGCTGCTGCACGAGGCTCCGGTCTCGACGCTCCGCACGGCCCTGGGGCAGGGCACCCCCGTCGCGACGCTCCGGGAGGCGCTTGCGGCCTCTCCCCCTGCCTTCTGGCGCACGCACTATCACCTCACGAAGCGGGCCGCCGAGCACAGCCCCAGTCTTGGTACGTCTCGCCGCGACACGCTCCTCGTCAACGCCGTGGTGCCGGTGCTCCTGCAGGACGCCGATCGGCGCGGGAACGCGGCACAGGCCGACGCGGCACTGGACGTGCTCCGCGCCCTTCCGGCCTCTCAAGACCGCGTGGTCCGTCGCTTTCAGGACCTCGGCACCGACCCCGGGTCGGCGTACGACGCCCAGGGCCTCCACGAACTCTACAAAAATTACTGTTCGGCGGGAGGGTGTCTCGACTGCCAGATTGGCCAGCATCTCCTCGGTGACTGA